Proteins encoded together in one Chryseobacterium taklimakanense window:
- a CDS encoding protein O-mannosyl-transferase family: MKNWTFKTWNTVLGWVVFVIAFITYLSTMERKFSFWDTGEYISSAVKLEVTHAPGAALFQLVGAVAAMFAFGNEANYGVVINAMSALFSAFTILFLFWTITHLVRRLLNKDFEEVSRHQEISILFAGLVGALAFTFSDTFWFSAVEGEVYSMASMFIALILWLMMKWENEYHESDNERWILLIFFATGLGVGVHMMVMLVIPAVCLIYYARNYKFTWKSFAIANVITLGVLIFVFKLIFPLIMTMFGKIEIFAVNGIGLPFHSGTVMAFVILVALCYYAVKFAKKQNNKIYQTAALSVIYLIIGFSCWLVIPIRANANPPMNLNNPDNAIGMLDYYNRVQYGDWPTLYGQNYTATLDYNGMVKNEDGSYKQDKTGDIYEKDEKAGNYRKVGERFNYVYSKDHVSIMPRMFNDDKDVMSNYISMYGAPDFTFNFDNPDIADNPQAKKIFDDLRAKYDNGTIKVDDYLDVKGYDLINVQRPSLAQNLDYFFTFQNYYYFVRYLMWNYVGRQNDLEGHMENNRGNWISGISFIDNALWGNQDKMPAKFKNESTVAFFFLPLILGLIGLFYQANKDFERFYAILALFILTSVGIIFYTGVKPFEARERDYAMVGSFYAFAIWIGLGAAAILWYLQKKIKSDAANIVAGLVLLGVPLMMGFQNYNPHDRSGRSTAYDYTYSTMKSLPKDGLLFVYGDNDTYPLWGMQETERFRDDVKLVNFTLLSTPWYIDQMKRRTYNSMPVPSVLTHEDYREGTNDQVYLMSPDQWKDLFSSLAERGIPESSLSEFKQFQTQDSMTVKDAVNFLKKKSEGKDAILKLLFGESKYERFNFLPVSRFVIPVNKANAVKSGIIKPQDAALAVDQITVDYKRQSMFKNSMLLMDILANFDWKRPISFSSGGVYDPENIFYLGDYLQFDGFSYRLVPIKTPEDESGDMGRVDADDLYRIVKNFKWGNFKDLNVHFDETCTQNIMGYRSSASRAAEALVMKGDRQRAVELMDLVTKEIPVQKYNDPRSLSAVVYAYILAGQEQKGLQLAEELKKGIFEEYDYYTSLSPEDQRFAGRQMRTKPLEFSMVVQAVTNAYDKLGQKNKSYDYLVKSLGPLDKRYNTFIKDLEAMGKEKAYREADKIQNIVPFYHYIFDVMKPYDSTYGPEKLKQIETQIMRATQ, from the coding sequence AGGTGACCCACGCTCCTGGTGCGGCGCTTTTTCAGTTGGTAGGCGCGGTTGCGGCAATGTTTGCGTTTGGAAATGAAGCCAATTATGGGGTGGTGATCAATGCCATGTCGGCCCTGTTCAGTGCCTTTACGATTTTATTTCTGTTTTGGACCATTACGCACCTGGTGAGAAGGCTTTTAAATAAAGATTTTGAGGAAGTTAGCAGACATCAGGAAATTTCCATTCTTTTTGCGGGTTTGGTAGGTGCTTTGGCATTTACTTTTTCAGATACATTTTGGTTTTCTGCGGTGGAAGGCGAGGTTTACTCGATGGCTTCCATGTTCATCGCGCTGATTCTTTGGCTGATGATGAAATGGGAAAATGAATACCACGAATCGGACAATGAACGGTGGATACTCCTGATTTTCTTCGCGACCGGGCTTGGCGTTGGGGTGCATATGATGGTAATGCTGGTGATTCCCGCGGTTTGCCTTATTTATTACGCCAGAAATTATAAGTTCACATGGAAGAGTTTTGCCATTGCAAACGTCATTACTTTGGGCGTATTGATTTTTGTGTTTAAACTCATTTTCCCATTAATCATGACGATGTTTGGGAAAATTGAAATATTTGCGGTAAACGGAATTGGTTTGCCCTTCCATTCAGGAACTGTGATGGCGTTTGTCATTTTGGTTGCGCTGTGTTATTACGCGGTAAAGTTTGCTAAAAAACAGAATAATAAAATTTATCAGACGGCTGCTTTATCAGTAATTTATTTGATTATCGGATTCTCCTGCTGGCTGGTGATTCCAATCCGGGCGAATGCAAATCCACCGATGAACCTTAATAATCCGGATAACGCCATCGGAATGCTTGATTACTACAACCGTGTGCAGTACGGCGACTGGCCAACACTTTATGGGCAAAACTACACCGCAACACTGGATTACAACGGAATGGTAAAAAATGAGGACGGTAGCTACAAGCAGGATAAAACTGGAGATATCTATGAAAAAGATGAAAAAGCCGGCAATTACAGGAAAGTGGGCGAGCGCTTCAATTATGTTTACAGCAAGGACCATGTGAGCATCATGCCGAGAATGTTCAATGATGATAAAGACGTGATGTCCAACTATATTTCAATGTATGGCGCACCGGATTTTACGTTCAACTTTGATAATCCGGATATTGCAGATAATCCGCAGGCTAAAAAAATATTTGATGATTTAAGGGCAAAATATGACAACGGCACCATAAAAGTTGATGACTATTTGGATGTGAAAGGTTATGATCTGATAAACGTTCAAAGGCCTTCACTAGCTCAAAACCTTGATTATTTCTTCACTTTTCAGAATTATTACTATTTCGTCCGCTACCTGATGTGGAACTATGTTGGCCGTCAAAACGATTTGGAAGGTCATATGGAAAATAACCGCGGAAACTGGATTTCAGGAATTTCTTTCATAGACAATGCGCTTTGGGGAAATCAGGATAAGATGCCTGCGAAATTTAAGAATGAAAGTACGGTTGCGTTTTTCTTTCTGCCTTTAATTTTGGGATTGATTGGGCTTTTTTATCAGGCAAACAAAGATTTTGAGCGGTTCTATGCGATATTGGCGCTTTTCATTTTAACCAGTGTCGGAATTATCTTCTACACCGGTGTTAAACCTTTTGAGGCTCGTGAAAGAGATTACGCGATGGTCGGATCTTTCTATGCCTTTGCCATTTGGATCGGCCTGGGCGCAGCTGCCATTCTTTGGTATTTACAGAAAAAAATAAAGTCAGATGCTGCCAATATCGTTGCAGGATTGGTTTTGCTTGGTGTTCCTTTGATGATGGGCTTCCAGAATTATAACCCGCACGACAGAAGCGGCAGAAGTACGGCTTACGATTATACGTATTCAACGATGAAATCCCTGCCGAAAGACGGTTTGCTTTTCGTGTACGGTGACAATGACACTTATCCGCTTTGGGGAATGCAGGAGACCGAGCGTTTCCGCGACGATGTGAAGTTGGTGAATTTTACCTTACTTTCTACACCCTGGTACATTGACCAGATGAAGCGCAGGACCTATAATTCCATGCCTGTACCCTCAGTTCTTACTCATGAAGATTATCGGGAAGGAACCAACGATCAGGTTTATCTGATGTCTCCGGACCAATGGAAAGATCTGTTTTCATCATTGGCCGAAAGAGGAATTCCTGAAAGTTCACTTTCGGAGTTTAAACAGTTCCAGACACAGGATTCAATGACGGTGAAGGATGCGGTAAATTTTTTAAAGAAAAAGTCTGAAGGCAAAGACGCAATCCTGAAATTACTTTTTGGTGAATCAAAATACGAGCGGTTTAATTTCCTTCCGGTTTCCAGATTCGTAATTCCGGTGAATAAAGCTAATGCAGTGAAATCGGGCATCATAAAGCCACAGGATGCGGCGTTGGCTGTAGATCAGATCACGGTTGATTATAAACGCCAAAGTATGTTTAAAAACAGCATGCTTTTGATGGATATTCTGGCAAATTTCGACTGGAAAAGGCCAATCAGTTTCTCCTCCGGCGGAGTTTATGATCCTGAAAATATCTTTTACCTGGGTGATTATTTGCAGTTTGACGGCTTTAGCTACAGACTGGTTCCAATCAAAACTCCTGAAGATGAGTCCGGGGACATGGGAAGGGTAGATGCTGATGACCTGTACAGAATTGTTAAAAATTTCAAGTGGGGTAATTTCAAGGATTTGAATGTTCATTTTGATGAAACCTGTACACAAAACATCATGGGGTACAGAAGTTCGGCCAGCCGCGCTGCGGAAGCACTTGTAATGAAAGGTGATAGGCAGAGAGCTGTAGAGCTAATGGATCTGGTTACCAAAGAAATTCCGGTGCAGAAATACAATGATCCACGCTCGCTGAGTGCCGTAGTTTATGCCTATATCCTTGCGGGCCAGGAACAGAAAGGCCTTCAGCTGGCAGAAGAGCTTAAAAAAGGCATTTTTGAAGAGTATGATTATTATACCAGCCTCTCACCGGAAGATCAGCGTTTTGCCGGCAGACAGATGCGTACAAAACCTCTGGAATTTTCAATGGTGGTGCAGGCCGTAACCAATGCCTACGACAAACTCGGACAGAAAAATAAATCCTATGATTATCTCGTAAAATCATTGGGGCCTCTGGACAAGCGCTACAATACCTTCATCAAAGACCTTGAAGCAATGGGCAAGGAAAAAGCTTACAGGGAGGCTGATAAGATACAGAATATCGTTCCTTTCTACCATTATATTTTTGATGTGATGAAGCCTTACGATTCCACCTACGGGCCGGAAAAACTTAAGCAGATTGAAACGCAGATCATGCGGGCGACACAGTAA